A genomic segment from Lineus longissimus chromosome 15, tnLinLong1.2, whole genome shotgun sequence encodes:
- the LOC135499974 gene encoding uncharacterized protein LOC135499974, producing MSKPKGEPGVEPKELVQTMKQQRTNKRLNFTRLVNRISDILSEDHPTLEQIVNVQTILAVLEENFSDIKELNKNIEINLVSIDEGDAARDAEDACEKSVDNQINIVKAKNFLAKFKSTMDNPVVPVPKGPVTTSKLPKLTLPTFNGNLTDWLPFWERYTAEIDKNSNISDINRFDYLYGLLEGEALDSVRSLIPSAANYVILKKTLLETFGKDRKIIRAHVLRLFHLRNPNMSGAAFRSFYNQVMTDLRSLEALNIDVDRAAGIIVPILEEKLPAVIRGNMADLDRTDVYNLKTFTDGLKRQVERYETQTEDIDITERTTVEICQKLPNSSVGAFMAHTSNCEICGSPKHQPEKCNLSAKQKRDLVFAKGLCRLCLLPGHFSRKCTSSLQCSSCCGLHHTSLHGIDFGNRSRYRAQSRKRYNRGNRNSITEITQSAQETPGPTSCCSLVQNKSTSAGMDTLVESDSYADIVTSSIIADNPVLVKTARAKMDYSGTQVEVRIFIDEGSMLSYMRQDIALLLGIQPRGYIDRGIHGFQCYTKDRYGLATVGIMTSDGMTRVPLLISREIVAPISQRGWCKAKSLPHIRGLKLADDFRGEPFVLDVLIGADNSWQFMNGETIDGNGPTVYKSNLGALLLGPVHKDRPIEAADIRPIMCFCGTQPGDVDLCGALSNTDLDNRLLTYFRCSEVGVNDVTDDVGGVDENFKAAYSEKIEFQDGKYSVHLPWKEDHGELPSNLRLCRRRLDQIVERLQKTGLMNAYCKVIKEHMDKCYIEEVKGNPWDEEHSHYMPHFFVLKNSETTPVRIVMLCHQTVMRVNLCCYLGNATLLDL from the coding sequence ATGAGCAAACCCAAGGGAGAACCAGGAGTCGAACCAAAAGAACTCGTGCAGACAATGAAACAACAGAGGACGAACAAACGACTCAACTTCACACGGTTAGTGAACAGGATTTCCGATATCCTTTCTGAAGACCACCCGACACTGGAACAGATAGTGAATGTTCAAACGATTTTGGCAGTTCTCGAGGAGAATTTTTCGGATATCAAGGAGCTGAATAAGAATATCGAAATTAATCTTGTTAGTATCGACGAAGGTGATGCTGCTAGAGATGCCGAGGACGCTTGTGAAAAGTCCGTCGATAATCAGATAAATATCGTTAAAGCCAAGAACTTTTTAGCTAAATTCAAGTCAACAATGGATAACCCAGTAGTACCAGTGCCAAAAGGTCCAGTGACTACTTCAAAGTTACCAAAATTAACGCTTCCGACTTTCAATGGTAACCTTACTGATTGGCTGCCATTCTGGGAACGATACACAGCGGAAATCGACAAAAATTCGAATATTTCTGATATAAATCGTTTTGATTACCTATACGGTTTGTTAGAAGGTGAAGCTTTGGACTCTGTTCGATCACTCATACCCTCAGCAGCGAATTACGTGATTCTCAAGAAAACATTGCTAGAAACCTTCGGAAAAGACCGAAAAATCATTCGTGCGCACGTGTTGCGACTGTTTCATTTGAGGAACCCAAACATGTCCGGAGCTGCATTTCGCTCGTTTTATAATCAAGTAATGACGGACCTGCGGAGTTTGGAAGCACTAAACATTGACGTTGATAGAGCAGCTGGAATAATTGTACCTATTCTCGAGGAAAAACTACCTGCTGTTATTCGGGGAAACATGGCTGATCTTGACAGGACAGATGTGTACAATCTTAAGACATTCACAGACGGGTTAAAGCGCCAGGTCGAACGTTATGAAACACAAACTGAGGATATTGATATTACAGAGAGGACAACTGTTGAAATCTGTCAAAAGCTACCAAATTCATCTGTAGGTGCATTTATGGCACACACTAGTAACTGCGAAATTTGTGGTTCACCGAAACACCAACCAGAAAAATGTAATCTTTCTGCAAAACAGAAACGTGATTTGGTGTTTGCAAAAGGTCTATGCCGATTGTGTTTGTTGCCAGGACACTTTTCTAGGAAATGTACAAGTTCGCTACAGTGTTCATCTTGCTGTGGACTACATCATACGTCACTGCATGGAATCGATTTCGGAAATCGTTCACGGTATCGTGCTCAGTCAAGAAAACGGTATAATCGTGGGAATAGAAATTCGATCACGGAGATTACGCAATCGGCCCAGGAAACGCCAGGACCGACGTCGTGCTGCAGTTTGGTTCAGAATAAATCTACGAGTGCCGGTATGGATACGTTGGTGGAAAGTGATTCATACGCGGATATTGTTACGTCATCGATCATAGCTGATAACCCAGTGTTGGTGAAAACGGCCAGGGCTAAAATGGACTACAGTGGTACGCAGGTAGAGGTTCGAATCTTCATTGACGAGGGTTCAATGTTAAGTTACATGCGTCAGGATATCGCGTTATTACTTGGCATCCAGCCTAGGGGTTATATTGATCGCGGAATTCACGGATTTCAGTGTTATACGAAGGATCGCTATGGTTTGGCAACAGTAGGGATAATGACGTCTGATGGAATGACACGTGTTCCATTGTTGATCTCACGGGAGATAGTTGCACCCATCAGCCAACGAGGTTGGTGTAAGGCTAAGTCACTACCACACATTCGAGGTTTGAAGTTAGCAGATGACTTTCGTGGAGAGCCATTTGTTTTGGATGTGCTGATCGGTGCTGACAATTCTTGGCAGTTTATGAACGGAGAGACCATTGATGGCAATGGCCCAACAGTGTATAAGTCAAATCTCGGTGCATTGTTGTTAGGACCAGTTCATAAGGATAGGCCGATTGAGGCAGCTGATATCAGACCCATAATGTGTTTCTGCGGAACTCAACCGGGAGATGTGGACCTTTGTGGAGCGTTGTCCAACACGGATTTAGACAATCGGTTGTTGACATATTTTCGGTGTAGTGAAGTGGGTGTCAATGACGTCACTGATGACGTAGGTGGCGTAGATGAGAACTTTAAGGCAGCATATAGTGAAAAGATCGAATTTCAGGATGGGAAATACTCGGTGCATCTACCGTGGAAAGAGGACCATGGGGAATTGCCATCCAATCTACGATTGTGCAGACGTCGTTTGGATCAGATTGTTGAACGTTTGCAGAAAACAGGGTTAATGAACGCTTATTGCAAGGTCATAAAAGAACACATGGATAAATGCTACATAGAGGAAGTCAAGGGTAATCCCTGGGACGAAGAACATTCACATTACATGCCACATTTTTTTGTGCTCAAAAACTCGGAAACCACGCCTGTTCGCATTGTAATGCTGTGTCACCAGACAGTAATGCGCGTAAACCTGTGTTGTTACCTCGGAAATGCCACTTTACTAGACTTGTGA